CTGTTAAGAGCAAGGAGTCAGGAGGTCCCCCCGCCAGATGCCTCAGGTTCATGCAGCAAGAGTAGGGCCGGCCTCCGTGCCGGCCGCACCGGCCTCCGCGCCGGCCGCGCCGGCCTCCGCCAGGCCCGACCTGCGCTTCATCTTCTTCGCCGACACCCACATGGGCCTGACCTTGACCGAGAAGTTCATCAAGGAGGCCAACGCGGCCAGGCCCGATCTGCTGATAGACGGCGGGGACATCGTCGAGGATGGGTCGCAGGCCGAGTTCGACCGGGCCTACGCCGACCGGGCCAGGCTGGAAGCGCCGCTGCACATGGTGACGGGCAACCACGACGTCTTGCGGCGCGGCACGTTCACCCACGATCCCCCGGTCCTGCCGGACTTCCAGAGCTTCGATCGCAAGGGCGTCCACTTCATCTTGCTCAACGACGAGAAAGGCAGGATGGGGGAGGATCTCTTCTCCAAGCTGGAGGCCGACCTGGAGGCCAACAAGGGCAAGACCACCCTCATCGCCCTGCACGTGCCGGTCTTCGTCGCGAAACTCCACGGCTACGTCAAGCTCAAGGATCTGGTGCCCTTCGGCACCGCCACGGTCTCGATGTCCGACAAGCAGGAGGTAGAGCGCTTCAAGGCCCTGATGAAGAAGTACGGCGTCGCCGCGGTGCTCTCGGGCCACACCCACGCGCCAAGCCAGGCGACGATCGACGGCACGCAGTACGTGGTGGCCGGCGCGGTCGGCGGCAAGACCCCGGGCCCCGGCATCCGGCACGAG
This Candidatus Tanganyikabacteria bacterium DNA region includes the following protein-coding sequences:
- a CDS encoding metallophosphoesterase family protein encodes the protein MPAAPASAPAAPASARPDLRFIFFADTHMGLTLTEKFIKEANAARPDLLIDGGDIVEDGSQAEFDRAYADRARLEAPLHMVTGNHDVLRRGTFTHDPPVLPDFQSFDRKGVHFILLNDEKGRMGEDLFSKLEADLEANKGKTTLIALHVPVFVAKLHGYVKLKDLVPFGTATVSMSDKQEVERFKALMKKYGVAAVLSGHTHAPSQATIDGTQYVVAGAVGGKTPGPGIRHEYLDVAVTGKNVQIRRVPLDRAPGNPLSHAIATGNYIARKNALNHSVLGWDTFIPTTSAETRVGLRHTTTRKGEVSDAVTVTGEIETSQHPRGLGSFFVEGTAAIGSREASVDVGAGYKRRLVGDFNRNLYVSGAAVANGGVIGNSLTAGVGARAAVGYEVKNWTFQLSHEKATNRDATMFSVGFRF